DNA from Cyanobacterium stanieri LEGE 03274:
ATCGATACCCCCAAAGGCGAAAAATTTTCCTTTCATCCCGGGTAATAGAGTTAAAACGACTCCCCCTACTTGAGCCATGGCTTCTATTTGTAATACCCCAGGCATGAGAGGTTTTCCTGGGATGTGTCCTGGGAAATAGGGTTCGTTGATGGTGACATTTTTTAAACCTACTGCTTTTTCACCTGGTACATAGTCTATGATGCGATCGACTAAGGCGAAGGGATAGCGGTGGGGTAGTAGTTCCTGAATTTCTTCAACGGTGAAGGTTGTTTGTATATTTTCTTGGGGGTTAGTTTCTGGGGAGGCGGTTTTTTCCATTAACTTTTTGTCTATT
Protein-coding regions in this window:
- the fabZ gene encoding 3-hydroxyacyl-ACP dehydratase FabZ, yielding MEKTASPETNPQENIQTTFTVEEIQELLPHRYPFALVDRIIDYVPGEKAVGLKNVTINEPYFPGHIPGKPLMPGVLQIEAMAQVGGVVLTLLPGMKGKFFAFGGIDKVRFRRPVVPGDQLIMTVELLSLKRNRIAKMQGQGLVDGQLAVQGEMLFSLLD